The DNA region ATCAAACGGTCTTGTCACATATAGATTTTCAAACATGAAAGAGCAGCTTGCTGACATATTTCATTTAGACGAAATGACGGGAATCATAACACTTATAGGACAAGTGGATTATGAAAAagataagaaatatgaaattATGATTGAAGCCATGGACCAAGGAGGTCTGACAGATTCAAGTAAGGTACTTATTGAGATTGTGGACGTCAACGACAATGCGCCTGTCATAAATGTGATGTCATTCTCCAGCCCCGTGCCGGAGGATTCTGCCTCGGGTACCACAGTGGCAATAATTAATGTGATGGACGCGGACTCAGAGCAAAATGGCCAAATTATTTGTAAAACAGACAGTAGCCTGCcatttaaaataaagtcaacattAACTAATTATTATGCATTAGTAACAGACTCAGCTTTTGACAGAGAAGTTGTGCCGGAGTATAACATAACTGTAAGGGCAACCGATTCGGGATCGCCTTCTCTGTCAAGCACGACAATATTGCGCCTGAGAATCTCTGATGTCAATGATAATGCCCCATTATTTGATAAAAATAGCTACGTTTCTCATGTGACAGAGAATAATTCCCCTGGAATGTCCATATTTTCTGTCAAAGCACAGGATGCTGACTGGAATCAAAACGCTAGAATATCGTACTTGCTCGAGGAAACACAGATAAATGGAGGTCCAACTTCTTCTTACCTCTCTATAAACTCTGAAACTGGAGCTATCCATGCAGTGCGCTCTTTTGACTATGAACAAATTAAACAACTTGAGCTGGTAGTGAAGGCGCAGGATGgaggctctcctccactcagcagcaacgtgacagtgaaaataatgatccAGGATCAGAACGACAACCCCCCTCAGGTCCTGTACCCAGTCCagactggtggctctgtggtggctgaaatggtgcctcgttcagcagatgtgggctatctggtgaccaaagtggtggctgttgatgtggactctggacagaatgcctggctctcctataaactgcagaaagccacagacagggcgctgtttgaagtgggcttacagaatggagaaataagaacgatccgccaagtgactgataaagatgcagtcaaacaaagactgactgttatAGTGGAGGACAACGGGCAGCCCTCTCGTTCAGCTACAGTCATTGTTAACGTGGCGGTGGCGGACAGCTTCCCTGAAGTGCTGTCggagttcactgactttccaCACGACAAAGAGTACAATGACAACCTGACTTTTTACTTGGtgctggctttggctgtggtttccttcctcttcatcacgtgtttggtggttattatatcagtgaaaatctacagatggagacagtctcGCGTCCTGTATCACTCCAGTCTGCCTGTGATTCCATATTATCCACCACGTTACTCAGACACTTTGGGGACAGGGACTCTCCCACACGTGTACAATTACGAGGTGTGCAGGACGACTGACTCCAGAAAGAGTGACTGTAAGTTCGGCAGAGCTGGTAGTCAGAACGTGCTGATAATGGACCCCAGTTCAACAGGGAcgatgcagcggctgcagagtgagaagagcATCCTGGATGAACCAGACTCTCCTTTAGAGGTTAGTTAAATGATGTCACTTCGTCTGTGTGCTATTATTTCCCCCTCTCTGTTCAGTTAATTTGATAGTGAGCTTTTGCGCGctgtgcattcattttcagcaccatggacagcacctcACTTTGCGACCCCTGCCCCTGTGTTCACATTcaactcaaaaaaaaagaaaagaaaaaaccaTATTAACACTTGTGTTCTCAAAAATGACATGCTATTATGTTATTTAACACGCACACCTTTTTTACTTAGTTACATTGTGTGTTGAAGCGGACTCATAATTAGCTTCTGTTTGCAACATTAGAAATATGCAATTAACAGTGCTGACAATACAATAATGTTCTTTTTACTGACTCCAATTATTGGTTTCTATCCTTTAAGGTATTTATTTCTTATTGCAGTGTCTGATGTTCATAGTACTTTCGAACTATATATATAGTTATaccctaaaaaaacaaaaacattaatcCCTTTTCGTAATTTGCCTTGCTGGATAGTTTCACATTATAACACTGGTTTGGTGATACTGCTCTATGGCTGGCTTTATGTCCGTGGTTTTGGTTttcttatgtgtgtgtaatgttaGTTACATCCTGGGTTAAAATTTGCCCTGTGTTGATTTACAGATTTATATATTCCTATCGGTTCCCATAGTAGtttggacagtttttttttttttttttttttcctctcttaacTGTCGGCCTGGGTTTTTCCTCAGTTTGGACTCTAAGGGACGCTGTTGATCAGTTAACAGAGTCTAGTTGTGTTACGGCAGTGatagaggagagaaagaggaggaggaggagaaacaggctTCATACAAGGAGGCGAGGCATTCGACCGAAGTGCAGTCGCCTTGACAGAACAGTTGTTGTTTGGTCGTAATAATCTAACAATTCTGCTCAACAGAAATGCAGCGTTATTGAGCTGGAGGGTACCTTGCGTCCACCTCTGTGGCTGTGGGATATATAATCACATTTTGGATTTCATTCTGTATGACATGGGGATACACCAGCATCGATGCGGAAAATGGCTGTTGTGTTGGACACTTACACGGCAACTATTCGTTTTCGTCTCCATGATTTCCACCATCGACGGCCAAATCCGCTATTCCATtccagaggagatgaagacgGGCTCTCTAATCGGTAATGTAGCACAAGACCTGGGTTTGGATCTGAATCGGCTCCGTTCTGGTCGGGCCCGTATCGTGACCGGAGAAAACAATCAGTACACTgagctgaagacagacaaagGGATTCTAGTGGTGAATGAGAGAATAGACCGAGAAGAGCTTTGCGGAGATGTGACACCGTGCAGCTTCAGCTTCGAAATTATCTTAGAAAATCCAATTGAGCTGCACAGGGTGACAGTAGAGATATTAGACGTCAATGACCACGCGCCAACTTTCAAAAATAACGTAATTAATCTCGAAATTAGTGAATCAGCAACAATAGGGTCACATTTCGACTTAGAAAGCGCATATGACCCCGATGCAGGAGTTCACACTTTGCAAAAATATGTCTTATCTCCGAATGAAAACTTCGTTTTGAAGCAGCACTCGAACGCAGATGGAATCAAATTCGCTGTAATGATTTTACAGAAGCCATTAGACAGAGAGTTGAATCCGCACCTCTCTTTAAAGCTGATTGCAGTCGACGGAGGAACTCCACAGAGATCTGGTACAGTAAATATAGAAATCACTGTTCTCGATGTCAATGATAACCCTCCTATATTTAATCAATCAATTTACACTGCTACAGTGATAGAAAATGCACCCATAGGGACTTATGTAACCACTGTTAATGCTTCAGATGCCGACAGTGGGTCTAATGGCTTGGTTACATATACTTTTTCCAACGTAAAGGGAAAGTCTGGCGAAAAGTTTGAAATTGATAGTACATCCGGCAAAATAACTGTTGCTGATAAAATTGactttgaaaaagacaaaaaatttGAAATACGAGTCATTGCCAAAGATCAGGGAGGCCTAAGTGACGCAGCCAAAGTTGTCATTGAGGTCACTGACATAAATGATAACGCCCCAGTTATAAATATAATGTCCTTCTCTAGTCTGATTTCAGAAGATGTCCCTCCAGGCACGACAATagctgtttttaatgtcaaaGATGCAGACTCTGAAAGAAATGGCCAGATCACATGCTCGATAGATTCTAAGCTTCCATTTAAAATCCAATCTTCTTTGAGTAATTATTACAGTTTGCTTTCAGATATACCTTTTGATCGTGAAACCAAAGGAGAATACAACATAACTATAACTGCAACCGATTCAGGTTCACCCCGACTTTCtactaaaacagctttacaCCTGAGAATTTCTGATGTAAATGATAATGCTCCACTTTTTACTGAACCCAATTATTCTGCCTATGTAGTTGAAAATAATGTCCCTGGGATGTCAATATTTACTGTGAGTGCACAAGATTCTGATTGGAATCAAAACGCAAGAATCTCATACTTTCTGGAGGACACTCAGGTCAGTGGCAGCCCAGTTTCATCTTTTGTGTCTATAAACTCTGAAACTGGAGTTATACAAGCAGTGCGCTCATTTGATTATGAACAAATCAAGCAGCTTGTATTCAGTGTCAAAGCGCAGGATGgaggctctcctccactcagcagcaacgtgacagtgaaaataatgatccAGGATCAGAACGACAACCCCCCTCAGGTCCTGTACCCAGTCCagactggtggctctgtggtggctgaaatggtgcctcgttcagcagatgtgggctatctggtgaccaaagtggtggctgttgatgtggactctggacagaatgcctggctctcctataaactgcagaaagccacagacagggcgctgtttgaagtgggcttacagaatggagaaataagaacgatccgccaagtgactgataaagatgcagtcaaacaaagactgactgttatAGTGGAGGACAACGGGCAGCCCTCTCGTTCAGCTACAGTCATTGTTAACGTGGCGGTGGCGGACAGCTTCCCTGAAGTGCTGTCggagttcactgactttccaCACGACAAGGAGTACAATGACAAGCTGACTTTTTACTTGGtgctggctttggctgtggtttccttcctcttcatcacgtgtttggtggttattatatcagtgaaaatctacagatggagacagtctcGCGTCCTGTATCACTCCAGTCTGCCTGTCATTCCATATTATCCACCACGTTACTCAGACACTTTGGGGACAGGGACTCTCCCACACGTGTACAATTACGAGGTGTGCAGGACGACTGACTCCAGAAAGAGTGACTGTAAGTTCGGCAGAGCTGGTAGTCAGAACGTGCTGATAATGGACCCCAGTTCAACAGGGAcgatgcagcggctgcagagtgagaagaaCATCCTGGATGAACCAGACTCTCCTCTAGAGGTTGGCATTGTCTCTTCCTATATTCTGTGAATCTGCAATTtaatatgattattattttttaaattacattgtGTCAATCCTAACAGTCACCCTTACCAGAAATTAAATTAACTTAGTTCTTGATGATTTCACTGAAGTTATTGTGCAGATTTTTGTAACATGAGCATTTTATGATAGATTGACATGTTGAATGTAAATATCTAactgaacaaatacaaatattcTAAAAGAATTTACTTGCAAAACGTTCACAAATCTGGTGCACAAGCCCCAGATTGAATGCCAACATTAGGTACCTTGTCCTCCTTTATGTCTctgttattgtcattttttttatcattaattCTACTATTATTGAATAAACATCAGATACCTAGATTTGTACTATAAGAGTGAAACGTGCTGACTTCTTGTTGCTTCTGCACCTCTTGTAAGTGCCTGTCAGCACCATGGATAGCGCAGCATTAAGGGTGCTTTGTTGAgttgtttcagtgctgtgtaCTTTCCCTTTTTCAGTGcctttcctctgtctgttcGGCCCACTGAGGCCTTGTGTGTGGGTTCACATTTCCCTGATATGCACAGCAcgttatttctgttttttttttttttttaagcatttaaCGTGTGTTCTCAGCGAACACAGTTTGATTAGCCCATAAATTCATGAATGCCCGTGAAATGTGTAGTTCAGTGCATCCAACTCACAGCGACGCTGTTGACCAGTCTGCTGAGATTGCAGAGCTCATTGCAGCTGTACCTCCCCCATCTTCTCGAAATGTTACcgtggaagaggaaaaaaagaagtaaaaagcACGTTTTAGAAGAGGGGAATGATTAAACGCGGACACAGGCGAATTATCAGTTGTCTTTGGAGTTTGGATTCTTGATTGCTTTACTGACATTTACGGCTAAAATCCTTTTTCTGGATACAGGATTTTATACCGTTTTTTGTGGACGGGAGAATGTCGGACAGAACAATGACACGGCAAGTAAGCCTACTGGTGTTTATGTCGGTTGTTTCTCTCAGCTCGGTTTTGGGGCAAGTCAGCTACTCCATTCCTGAGGAAATGGCGACAGGATCTTTGGTCGGTAACATAGCTCAGGATTTAGGTTTAGATGTGAAAAGGCTGAAGTCAGGGAAAGCTCGAATATATACCGGAGAAGGTACAGAATACATCGAGCTGAATAAAGAAAAGGGAGTCCTCCTCATCAGAGAGCGGATAGACAGAGAAGCCATCTGCGGACAGACGACGCCCTGTGCGCTTGATTTTCAAATAATCCTGGAGAATCCTATGCAGTTTTACAGCGTAACTGTCGAGATCACTGATATTAACGACAACGCTCCCGGttttaaaaacagagaaatgaaattCGACATTAGTGAGACTGCTCAAATTGGATCAAAATTTGTTTTAGAAAAAGCAGCTGACGACGATGTGGGAATAAATGGGCTCCAGGGCTATTCACTCAGTTCAAGTGATACGTTCACGTTAAACCCGTACAGAATTGGCAGCAGTAGAAATGTTGAGATGGTTTTAAAGAAGCATCTTGACCGAGAGAAACAGGAGCGATTGTCTTTAGTACTAACTGCGTTAGATGGCGATGACCCGCAGCTCTCTGGGACCATACTCATTATAATAACAGTGTTAGACGCGAACGACAATGCACCAGTTTGCACTCATACAGAGTATAAGACGAATGTGAAAGAAAATTCGTTGAAAGGAGCTGTTCTAACAACTGTGAGCGCCTCTGATGCAGATGAAGGTCCGCACGGGCGCATCCAATATTCAATTTCAAATGCCCCCAAGGGGGCATTAGAATTGTTCGAAATAGATAAAGAAAACGGGCTATTCAGCTTAGTGGGAAACCTCGATTATGAGAAATCTCGACATTATGAGATAGATGTTCAAGCATCAGATGAAGGTGGAAACTCAGATGTATGTAAAGTTATAATCGACGTGCTGGACACGAACGATAACCCACCATCTATCAGTATTATGTCAACGTCATCCAGTATATCTGAGGACGTTAAGCCAGGCACGGTTCTGACAATGATGAACGTCCAGGATCCAGATTCCGATGAAAATGGCAAAGTCCACTGCGCTTTagatgaaaatgttcattttacaaTCATGTCAACATCAAATAATTTCTTTACTCTGCTAACAGACGGTGAATTAGACAGAGAGGTGGCGTCTCATTTTAATatcactgtgacctgctctgatgaaggagtgccctccctctccagcagcgTCACTCTCACCTTACAGATCTCTGATGTCAATGACAACGCGCCTGTCTTTGAGAGGAGCTCATATGAGGCCTACATTGTAGAAAACAACACACCAGGTCTCTCTATATTCACAGTCAAAGCCACAGACGCTGACTGGAACCAGAATGCGCGTGTTTCTTACATCCTGGAGGACTCCTCTGTTAACGGAGTGCCAGTCTCCTCATATGTGTCGGTCAGTGCTGATAGTGGAGTCATCCATGCAGTGCGCTCTTTCGACTACGAGCAGATCAAAGATTTCCACTTCCGCGTCAAAGCGCAGGATGgaggctctcctccactcagcagtaacgtgacagtgaaaataacgATCCAGGACCAGAACGACAACCCCCCTCAGGTGCTGTACCCAGTCCagactggtggctctgtggtggctgaaatggtgcctcgttcagcagatgtgggctatctggtgaccaaagtggtggctgttgatgtggactctggacagaatgcctggctctcctataaactgcagaaagccacagacagggcgctgtttgaagtgggcttacagaatggagaaataagaacgatccgccaagtgactgataaagatgcagtcaaacaaagactgactgttatAGTGGAGGACAACGGGCAGCCCTCTCGTTCAGCTACAGTCATTGTTAACGTGGCGGTGGCGGACAGCTTCCCTGAAGTGCTGTCggagttcactgactttcctCACGACAAGGAGTACAATGACAATCTGACTTTTTACTTGGtgctggctttggctgtggtttccttcctcttcatcacgtgtttggtggttattatatcagtgaaaatctacagatggagacagtctcGCGTCCTGTATCACTCCAGTCTGCCTGTGATTCCATATTATCCACCACGTTACTCAGACACTTTGGGGACAGGGACTCTCCCACACGTGTACAATTACGAGGTGTGCAGGACGACTGACTCCAGAAAGAGTGACTGTAAGTTCGGCAGAGCTGGTAGTCAGAACGTGCTGATAATGGACCCCAGTTCAACAGGGAcgatgcagcggctgcagagtgagaagagcATCCTGGATGAACCAGACTCTCCTCTAGAGGTTAGTTGAATAATGTAGCTTCACCTCTTTGActtcatttgtctttcattGTTTAAATGCGTTGATCGTGAAGTGGTGCACGCAAATCCTTGGTTTTCATAACCATGGACAGAATCTCATTTTCTACATTCTCAGTTCATGATAGGGTGGTATGTTTTTTTCACAAGTACTGCTTTGACTTCCGTACGTTGTGTGTTAAATAATAATCGCGTACAGCGATTCGAAACTTGTCTCCATGAAACCACTTTTGATGTTCAGTCATGTCAGTCAGAGTGAGAAGAGTATCCTGGATGAGCCAGACTCTCCTTTAGAGGTATAAGTGGCAATATGTttgcctttgttgttgttgttgttgttgttgttgttgttgttgttgttgttgttgttgttgttgttgttgtttatttcagGGTTGGTCATTTTATGTGTCTCCTATATTGGACGGTGCACAATCAATAATTACATTGAGTCAGAGTACACTAGCTTTTCACACTGAATGTGACTTTTTCAGAGcgtttactttatttatttgttatttatattgttaCATTTTTCCATATGTATTTTTCCAAGAACGAATAACACAAAGTGTCttaacattttacacacacacacacacacacacacacacacacacacacacacacacacacacacacacacacacacacacacacacacacacacacacacacacactttaaatacGTTTCATGTTGTGTGGCACATATTATTTATTCCCTCTTTCGACTTTTATGCTGTACTTTGTGCAATTCAGAGTAGTGGACAGAGAGTGCCGCTGTTGACCAGTGGGTTGCTTTATCAGTCGATGCTCACAGTGTCACATCTTTCGTCATCCCTCTTTTTTTAACGTGCACCAGCCTGAGGCAGATTTTACACAGTCCGTGTTACAGCGAGGAGCATATCGGCATCGACATTGTTTCTTGAGGACATGAAGATAATATGGACGTTATGATCGATGCTTTTGGAATGCTTTGTTTTCAGCATAACAGGATCTGATCGGGATTTGTAGGCTATGGAAAATAGGCCAAAGCGATCTCAACGATTCGTGGTGTAATATTCTGTGCGTCAGACAGAACAATGAAACGGCAAGTACTGTTGTTTatgtctttcctctctctcgGCTCAGTGCTCGGGCAGGTTAGTTACTCCATTCCGGAGGAAATGGCGAAAGGCTCATTTGTCGGTAATATAGCACAAGATTTAGGGTTGGATATAAAAAGGCTCCAATCCGGCAAAGCTCGGGTGCACACTGGAAATAACGCAGAATACATCGAGCTGAATCGGGACAGAGGAGTGCTGCTGATCAAAGAAAGAATAGACAGAGAAGCGCTCTGCGGACAGACAACGCCTTGTGCTTTACATTTGCAGATCATTATGGAAAATCCCATAGAATTTTACAGGGTCACAGTAGAAATTCTCGACATTAATGACAATGCTCCCCATTTTCAGAAAGATTCAATGAAATTTGATATAAGCGAGTCCGCAATGATCGGTGCGAAATTTGTTCTTGAAAGGGCCTTTGATTCCGACATCGGGATAAATGGCCTCCAGAGTTACTCGCTCTCTCCCACCGataatttcattttgaagttGCATGGCCTAGCTGACGATAGTAAGAAAGTAGAAATGGTTTTACAGAAACCTTTGGACCGAGAGAAACATGAGCAGATATCTCTGCTGCTAACTGCAAACGATGGGGGAGAACCAAAGATGTCCGGAACTGTGCAGATCCACGTTACAGTTTTAGACGTGAACGACAACGCTCCTGTATTTACACAGTCAATTTATAGGACGCGTTTGCAAGAAAATTCGCCTCGAGGTACATTATTAATGACCGTAAGTGCGTCTGATTTTGATCACGGTTCAAATGGCTTAGTAACATATTCAATATCAAGTAGCATGGTTGGAATTTTGAATCATTTTGAAATAGACGAAAAGAGTGGTGATGTGCGTGTAATAGGCGACGTTGATTATGAAAAGTCAAAACAATATCAAATCGATATTGAAGCTAGAGATCAAGGTGGCCTTTCAAATTCTAGTAAATTAGTGGTAGATATAATtgatattaatgataacaaacCCTATATTGATGTTATATCAACGTCACGTTTAATTCCAGAAAGCTCTCCCTCCGATACGGTCATAGCTGTAATGACTGTGCATGATCCGGACTCCGATGAAAACGGGGTAGTCAAGTGTTTCCTTGGTGAAAATGTTCCGTTTGTAATGAAATCTACTTCCAGTGGTTTCTATAGTTTAGTGACAGACAGTGATCTGGACAGAGAGGCAGCCTCTGAGTataacatcactgtgacctgctctgatgaaggagtgccctccctctccagcagcgTCACTCTCACCTTACAGATCTCTGATGTCAATGACAACGCGCCTGTCTTTGAGAGGAGCTCATATGAGGCCTACATTGTAGAAAACAACACACCAGGTCTCTCTATATTCACAGTCAAAGCCACAGACGCTGACTGGAACCAGAATGCGCGTGTTTCTTACATCCTGGAGGACTCCTCTGTTAACGGAGTGCCAGTCTCCTCATATGTGTCGGTCAGTGCTGATAGTGGAGTCATCCATGCAGTGCGCTCTTTTGACTACGAGCAGATCAAAGATTTCCACTTCCGCGTCAAAGCGCAGGATGgaggctctcctccactcagcagcaacgtgacagtgaaaataatgatccAGGACCAGAACGACAACCCCCCTCAGGTTCTGTACCCAGTCCagactggtggctctgtggtggctgaaatggtgcctcgttcagcagatgtgggctatctggtgaccaaagtggtggctgttgatgtggactctggacagaatgcctggctctcctataaactgcagaaagccacagacagggcgctgtttgaagtgggcttacagaatggagaaataagaacgatccgccaagtgactgataaagatgcagtcaaacaaagactgactgttatAGTGGAGGACAACGGGCAGCCCTCTCGTTCAGCTACAGTCATTGTTAACGTGGCGGTGGCGGACAGCTTCCCTGAAGTGCTGTCggagttcactgactttccaCACGACAAGGAGTACAATGACAATCTGACTTTTTACTTGGtgctggctttggctgtggtttccttcctcttcatcacgtgtttggtggttattatatcagtgaaaatctacagatggagacagtctcGCGTCCTGTATCACTCCAGTCTGCCTGTCATTCCATATTATCCACCACGTTACTCAGACACTTTGGGGACAGGGACTCTCCCACACGTGTACAATTACGAGGTGTGCAGGACGACTGACTCCAGAAAGAGTGACTGTAAGTTCGGCAGAGCTGGTAGTCAGAACGTGCTGATAATGGACCCCAGTTCAACAGGGAcgatgcagcggctgcagagtgagaagagcATCCTGGATGAACCAGACTCTCCTCTAGAGGTCAGTTTTACCGAAATAATCATTTAACTAATGGCATATGTTTTATCCTCGGCCAAAAGGTTCTTGTGTTGACGAGGGACGCCTtagagcaggggtgggcaaactgttccacaaagggccgctgtggctgcaggacttctttccaaccaagcagcagcacaccagacttgactcattcaatcaactgatctcactcttcacacagctgattggtcaaactgtgagctcttgattggttggaaagaaaacctgcagccacagcggccctttgtggaacagtttgcccacccctgcctTCGAGCAAAAGTCCTCTCCCGTAttctgtgtgattttgtttcgcatttttccccccaaaattGACTCTTCCTTGCTTTTGTACATGCGTTTTTGTTCATGTGGTTGcctttcatttctgttgtttcacCTAAGCTTGTGTGCTGGCACTTCTTGAGCTCTCAGGGGTATTTTActcaaatatgaacacattCTTTTGTCAAACGCATGCTTGTCTTTacagatttttatttcagtAGTCATTTTTCTAAAAGACAGGATATGGGTTGCCCATCATTCCTAAAATAGCATGTTTCCATTGGAGGAAATcctttcagactttttttttttttaaaattcagcaccacggacagcgcaTCAGGCTGTCTCACTCTTGAGACCTGGACTCTGTCAGGACAGTTCATTGTTACAGTGTGACCAAGTGTTGGATTAAACAAAGTCCTTTCACAGTTTGAAACGTTACACCTTTTTCCTGACTGTACAATTTGAACTGATGTTCTCAGCGACACGGTCCTTTTCTTCAGTGTCTGCATAGTTGCAGTTCCTCCACTCTCTGTATATGCAGATGGGGCTTTGCCTGCTTTATCTAAATAAACTCTGGTATAAGTCTGATTAACTTAATGGTCTTTATCTTGGTTCGCTCGAGACCTTACACCTCCCAAATATAACTACTAAATATTATGAGATTACAATATAGCATTTAATTCAGTGTATGAACCCTTGAACACAACATACAAGCGCCACAGATTTTTGTGAGCTTTAAATGCCGTATTTCTTTTCACCTCTGAAATAACTAACCTAGAAACTCATTTCTAAGTTATAAGAAGCAATTTCTTAACTCAATTGTCtggaaaaaataatgaaaaagttatctatctatctatctatc from Chaetodon trifascialis isolate fChaTrf1 chromosome 5, fChaTrf1.hap1, whole genome shotgun sequence includes:
- the LOC139331601 gene encoding protocadherin gamma-A1-like codes for the protein MAFEKSPFCSKWRLNSRPVRAFLLFLWCLSHIASGQIRYTVPEELKRGSLIGNVAQDLGLDVQRLRSGRARIVTRQSIQYTELMTDKGILVVNERIDREQLCGDVTPCSFSFEVILENPMELHRVTVEITDINDNSPTFRKDEIKFEISESATLGSRFLLPSAEDADVGSNGLQKYILTTNGVFGLKQHSSPDGRKYAEMILQKSLDRESEPRISLKLMAIDGGTPHRSGTVNIDITVLDANDNPPIFNQSLYRATVSENAPKGTYITTVNASDADSGSNGLVTYRFSNMKEQLADIFHLDEMTGIITLIGQVDYEKDKKYEIMIEAMDQGGLTDSSKVLIEIVDVNDNAPVINVMSFSSPVPEDSASGTTVAIINVMDADSEQNGQIICKTDSSLPFKIKSTLTNYYALVTDSAFDREVVPEYNITVRATDSGSPSLSSTTILRLRISDVNDNAPLFDKNSYVSHVTENNSPGMSIFSVKAQDADWNQNARISYLLEETQINGGPTSSYLSINSETGAIHAVRSFDYEQIKQLELVVKAQDGGSPPLSSNVTVKIMIQDQNDNPPQVLYPVQTGGSVVAEMVPRSADVGYLVTKVVAVDVDSGQNAWLSYKLQKATDRALFEVGLQNGEIRTIRQVTDKDAVKQRLTVIVEDNGQPSRSATVIVNVAVADSFPEVLSEFTDFPHDKEYNDNLTFYLVLALAVVSFLFITCLVVIISVKIYRWRQSRVLYHSSLPVIPYYPPRYSDTLGTGTLPHVYNYEVCRTTDSRKSDCKFGRAGSQNVLIMDPSSTGTMQRLQSEKSILDEPDSPLEVS
- the LOC139331597 gene encoding protocadherin gamma-A7-like, whose amino-acid sequence is MGIHQHRCGKWLLCWTLTRQLFVFVSMISTIDGQIRYSIPEEMKTGSLIGNVAQDLGLDLNRLRSGRARIVTGENNQYTELKTDKGILVVNERIDREELCGDVTPCSFSFEIILENPIELHRVTVEILDDQNDNPPQVLYPVQTGGSVVAEMVPRSADVGYLVTKVVAVDVDSGQNAWLSYKLQKATDRALFEVGLQNGEIRTIRQVTDKDAVKQRLTVIVEDNGQPSRSATVIVNVAVADSFPEVLSEFTDFPHDKEYNDKLTFYLVLALAVVSFLFITCLVVIISVKIYRWRQSRVLYHSSLPVIPYYPPRYSDTLGTGTLPHVYNYEVCRTTDSRKSDCKFGRAGSQNVLIMDPSSTGTMQRLQSEKNILDEPDSPLEVGIVSSYIL
- the LOC139331840 gene encoding protocadherin gamma-A2-like: MSDRTMTRQVSLLVFMSVVSLSSVLGQVSYSIPEEMATGSLVGNIAQDLGLDVKRLKSGKARIYTGEGTEYIELNKEKGVLLIRERIDREAICGQTTPCALDFQIILENPMQFYSVTVEITDINDNAPGFKNREMKFDISETAQIGSKFVLEKAADDDVGINGLQGYSLSSSDTFTLNPYRIGSSRNVEMVLKKHLDREKQERLSLVLTALDGDDPQLSGTILIIITVLDANDNAPVCTHTEYKTNVKENSLKGAVLTTVSASDADEGPHGRIQYSISNAPKGALELFEIDKENGLFSLVGNLDYEKSRHYEIDVQASDEGGNSDVCKVIIDVLDTNDNPPSISIMSTSSSISEDVKPGTVLTMMNVQDPDSDENGKVHCALDENVHFTIMSTSNNFFTLLTDGELDREVASHFNITVTCSDEGVPSLSSSVTLTLQISDVNDNAPVFERSSYEAYIVENNTPGLSIFTVKATDADWNQNARVSYILEDSSVNGVPVSSYVSVSADSGVIHAVRSFDYEQIKDFHFRVKAQDGGSPPLSSNVTVKITIQDQNDNPPQVLYPVQTGGSVVAEMVPRSADVGYLVTKVVAVDVDSGQNAWLSYKLQKATDRALFEVGLQNGEIRTIRQVTDKDAVKQRLTVIVEDNGQPSRSATVIVNVAVADSFPEVLSEFTDFPHDKEYNDNLTFYLVLALAVVSFLFITCLVVIISVKIYRWRQSRVLYHSSLPVIPYYPPRYSDTLGTGTLPHVYNYEVCRTTDSRKSDCKFGRAGSQNVLIMDPSSTGTMQRLQSEKSILDEPDSPLEVS
- the LOC139331839 gene encoding protocadherin gamma-A7-like, with translation MKRQVLLFMSFLSLGSVLGQVSYSIPEEMAKGSFVGNIAQDLGLDIKRLQSGKARVHTGNNAEYIELNRDRGVLLIKERIDREALCGQTTPCALHLQIIMENPIEFYRVTIMIQDQNDNPPQVLYPVQTGGSVVAEMVPRSADVGYLVTKVVAVDVDSGQNAWLSYKLQKATDRALFEVGLQNGEIRTIRQVTDKDAVKQRLTVIVEDNGQPSRSATVIVNVAVADSFPEVLSEFTDFPHDKEYNDNLTFYLVLALAVVSFLFITCLVVIISVKIYRWRQSRVLYHSSLPVIPYYPPRYSDTLGTGTLPHVYNYEVCRTTDSRKSDCKFGRAGSQNVLIMDPSSTGTMQRLQSEKSILDEPDSPLEVSFTEIII